ATTCGCAGCATTCCGAAACCGGTGATTGCTGCCGTGAACGGTTTTGCCATTGGTGGAGGACATGTGCTTCATGTGGTATGTGATTTGTCCATTGCGTCGGAAAATGCTATTTTCGGTCAGACGGGTCCTCGTGTAGGTAGCTTTGATGCCGGGTTCGGTGCGTCTTATCTGGCACGTGTAGTGGGGCAGAAGAAAGCGCGCGAAATCTGGTTCCTCTGCCGGAAGTATAATGCACAAGAAGCATTGGACATGGGATTAGTGAATAAAGTAGTTCCCTTGGAGCAGTTGGAGGATGAATATGTGCAGTGGGCGGAAGAAATGATGCAGCTTAGTCCGTTGGCTTTACGCATGATTAAAGCAGGATTGAATGCCGAACTGGACGGTCAGGCAGGTATTCAGGAATTGGCTGGCGATGCAACGTTGCTCTATTACCTGACTGATGAAGCACAGGAAGGCAAGAATGCGTTCTTGGAGAAACGTAAACCGAACTTCAAACAATATCCGAAATTTCCCTAAGATCGGTTTTGCTACAGAGTACCACAGAGAGTACCACAGAGTTTGCTTTTCCTGCGTTTAAGCCCGATTTTCTGCAAAGCAAGACTGTGTGGAGGAGAGAACGGTAAGAGAACTGCAAGAGATATAACTTATTAAAACTTCGTGAGGCTCTGTGTTATTCTGTGGTGAATTGAAAAATTATTCACGATGAATTGTAAAATAGAAATCATTCCCCGATTGCTCCATTTCAAGCAACCTGCCGGGACTTCTAGGGGAACATATACTACGCGTAAAGTTTGGTATCTTCATTTTACCTCTCCCGACTTCCCCGGCAGAGTGGGAATAGGAGAGTGTGCACCTTTGCCCGCTTTAAGTTGTGACGATCTTCCTGATTACGAAGATATATTAGTGAAAGTCTGCCGGAAAGTAGAGAGGGAACAAGGCAGATTGGATATGGATGGCTTGTGTGATTATCCTTCAATTTTATTTGGTCTAGAAACGGCTATCCGGCATTTCTTTGCAGGAAACTGGGCTTTATGTGATACAGCTTTCTCGCGTGGAGAAGTTGGCATTCCGATTAACGGTCTTATCTGGATGGGAGATTTTCAGAACATGTTATCCCAGATTGAGAAAAAGATGGAAGCCGGATTTCGTTGTATCAAGTTAAAGATAGGCGCCATCCATTTCGAAGAAGAACTGACATTGTTGCGCCATATTCGGACACATTTCTCTTCTAAAGAAATAGAGTTGCGTGTAGATGCAAATGGTGCCTTTTCGCCAGCGGAGGCAATGGAAAAACTGAAGCGTTTGTCAGAGCTTGATTTACATTCCATCGAACAGCCGATCCGTGCCGGACAATGGGAGGAAATGGCCCGTCTTGTTTCCGACTCTCCATTACCGATCGCTTTGGATGAAGAATTGATAGGATACAATACATTGGAAAGAAGACAGGAACTGCTTTCAACCATCCGTCCGCAATATATCGTTATTAAACCTTCTCTTCACGGAGGAATCTGCGGAGGAGACGAATGGATTACCGAAGCTGAAAAACAACATATCGGCTGGTGGATAACTTCCGCTTTGGAATCAAACATTGGGCTGAATGCCATTGCCCAGTGGTGTGCAACATTCAGCAATCCGTTGCCACAAGGACTGGGAACAGGATTGCTCTTTACGGACAACGTGGAAGTTCCTCTTGAAATAAGAAAAGATTGTTTGTGGTTTTGTAAATGATAGTATTTAAAGGATATTCCGATGATATTTGATCGAAAACAACAGCGCTTGCTACTGGAAGGAAAAGAATATTCTTTGGAAGATATAAGGCGATTGATAGCGGGAGGAGCAGAGGCTCATTCTCCTGCTAGTTGGGATTTATATCTTTTCCTGAATGAATGGTTTAACGATTCTCCTGTCATTACTGTTCATACATCAGGCTCTACGGGTACACCTAAAGAACTGATCGTCCGTAAAGACCAAATGATGCAAAGTGCGCGTCTGACTTGCGAATTTTTGAATTTGGAGAAAGGTCAGTCAGCGTTATTATGTATGAATCTTCGTTATATCGGTGCGATGATGGTGGTCGTGCGTTCGTTGGTTGCAGGCTTGAATTTGATTGTACGTCCTGCTTCCGGTCATCCTTTAGCGGATATAGAAGAGCCTTTGAGATTTGTGGCAATGGTTCCCCTGCAAGTGTATAATACGTTGCAAGCTCCCGAAGAGAAAGAACGACTGAAGCAGACTGATATTTTGATTATAGGAGGCGGAGCGATTGATGAGGCTTTAGAGGCGGAGATCAAAACTCTTCCGACTGCCGCCTATTCTACTTATGGTATGACTGAAACTTTATCTCATATTGCTCTTCGTCGCCTGAACGGACCATCGGCTTCGTCGCATTATCATCCGTTTTCTTCGGTAAAACTATCTTTATCCGTAGAAGATACATTGGTTATTGATGCTCCTCTTGTCTGCGACCAGATTTTGCGGACCAATGATATTGCACGTATTTATTCCGATGGAAGCTTTATGATTCTGGGTAGGGAAGACAATGTGATAAATAGTGGGGGAATTAAAATTCAGGCGGAGGAGATGGAAAAACTGCTTCGTCCTTTTATTTCTGTTCCATTTGTTATCACTTCAGTTCCTGACCAGCGTTTAGGACAGGCTGTAACTTTATTATTGGAAGGTGAGCGGGACACTGAAAAGATCGGAAATAAGCTGCACGAACTATTGGAACCTTATTATCGTCCCAAGTACATATTGACGACAGATTGTATTCCGCAAGCAGGGAACGGTAAAGTGAATCGTGCGGAATGCCGTATTCTAGCCAAACAAATATTGACGACGTTTTACCCTCACATGTTCAAATCATTAAGCTAACGTAAGTTCGATATAACTTTGTCCGCATGTTTTCCCCCTTCCCGAAGGAGGAGAACTGGAATAGTACAAGCTTATATCGAACTGACATTAAGCTATAATCAAATAGGCTAACGGTAGTGTGCTTTTGCAGAATAAGCAAACTTAATCATAAGAGTCCATAGAGTTGTTTCTCATCATCCACCACAGCCATCATCCCTTCTACTTGTGCCAGAGCCAGCATACGTCCATGGAAAGAATAACCGGGATTGTAGCCTTTATCCTCATCTCCGAGCATCATCCGTCCATGATCTACGCGCATGGGAAGTCCCGGATTCTCCTTCTCGAAAATACGGATGAGATCAATCAGGTGTCCTCTTCCTGATAGATGAGAACTTTCAATGAAGTTTCCACCCGGCATGGCCTCTGTACTGCGTAGATGAACGAAATGGGTTCTTCCTGCAAACTTCTTCGCCAATTCACGAGTATCATTATGTGCGCCTGCACTAAGAGAACCAGCACAGAAAGTCAGCCCATTATGCGGATTGTCTACGGCATTCAGGAACCATTCAATATCACTTTCATTCGTGACGATGCGTGGTAAACCTAGAACTTGGAATGGCGGGTCATCGGGATGTACACACATATTGACGCCATATTCTTCGCATACAGGCATGATTGCAGACAAGAAATAACGCATATTTTCTCGTAAAGCATCCCGGTCTATGTCTTTATATAAACCTAACAGACGTTTGAATATAGCAACTGGGTTTTTATCTCCTTCTTTGATATTACCGTTCACAAATCCTTGTGTCTTGACGATAATGGTGTCAATCAAATCGTCCTTTTCGGTCTCTGTAATCACTTTGTCCAGTTCGGCAACTTTATGCAGTTCTTCTTCTGTATAGTCTTTTTCAGCTCCTTCACGTTCCAGTATTTTGATGTCGAAGTAAGCGAAACGAATACGGTCGTAGTAAAGCGAACTGGTACCATCCGGCCAAGGGTAGTGTAAATCCGTACGTATCCAGTCGATTACCGGCATGAAGTTGTAACAGACTGTTTTCACTCCGCATTTACCCAGGTTGGCAAGGCTTACTTTATAATTTTCAATCAACTGTTCACGTTCCGTACCTGCATACTTGATTGCCTCACAAACCGGAAGGCTTTCCACGACCGACCAGCGCAACCCATACGATTCAATATACGATTTTAAATCGTTGATGGCTTCTACTGTCCAAATCTCTCCGTTCGGTACCTCGTGTAATGCAGTGACGATTCCTTCAACACCTATCTGACGGAGCATTGGCAAGGTGATTTTATCTTTCTTGCCGAACCATCTCCATGTTTTTTCCATCATAACGTTTGAATAAATTAAAAGATTAAATATTAAACGCCGCTGAATGCGCTGAAACCACCGTCGATAGGCAGCATCGCTCCGGTTATGAAACTGGCGGCTTCACTACACAGAAATTGCACCGCACCATTCAATTCTTTAATGTCACCAAAACGTTTCATCGGAGTTTTAGCCAATACTTTCTTGCTTCTATCCGTCAGTGAGCCGTCCGGATTGATAAGTACGCGGCGGTTTTGGTCGCCGATGAAGAAGCCCGGAGCAATGGCATTAACACGAATACCGTCACCATATTTCAGTGCCATTTCGCTGGCAAGCCATTGAGTGAAGTTGGCTACGGCAGTTTTGGCAGCCGAATATCCCGGTACACGGGTGATAGCGCTGTATGCGGCCATTGATGATACATTAATGATGCATCCTTTGCCTTGTTTAGCCATAACCTTGCCAAATATCATGGATGGATAAACTGTTCCGTTCATATTCAGATTGGTGACTTTCTCCCAGCAGGAGATATCCATGTCATAAAAATGTTGTTCCGGTTCAAGAGTGGCTCCCGGCATATTGCCACCGGCAATATTCAGCAGAATATCAATCCGTCCCCATTTGGCTACGATTTCTTCGGCTACTTTTTCCAAGCTAGAGATGTCAAGGACATTGCCGATGATACCGATTACATCGTCACCATATTGTTTGAGTTCAGCTACACGGTTGTCCAGTTGCTCCTGACGAATGTCAATAGCTACTACTTTTGCTCCCTGCTGTACAAAGTGTTGGGCGATATTTCCACCCAGTACACCACCTGCTCCGGTAATAACAGCGACTTTACTGGCAATACTAAATAATTCGTTCATGGTTCTATCAAATGTTTTTATGAATGGATGCAAAAATAGCGGGTTTTTACACACACTATGATGCGTATCTTTGCAAGATATTTACCTATCTTTGCAAAAGTAGTTTAGAAAGGAGAATTTATGAAGAAGATAATGAACGAGAAGTTGGCTATTACGACTTCCAATCCCGTCCGTGCCCGTTTTTATGAATATCCGCGTTTCACTTACCCGTGGCATTTCCACAGTGAGTATGAAATTATCTATGTGGAGAAAGGAGAGGGGGATTGTCTCGTAGGCGACAGCATTATTCCTTATTTGGAAGGAGATTTGATTCTTTTCGGTTCTGAACTGCCTCATAGCATGCAGAGTCCGCCGGATAGCGGGGAAGAAGCTGATGACGGAGAAAAAACCGAACTGAAAGTAAAAGGCGTGAATATCCAGTTCGAGAAAGACTTCATGCATTATTCCATCTCTCAATATTCCCAGTTTATTCCCATCTGGAATCTGTTGGAAGATGCTTGCAGGGGAATTAAATTCACCGTTTCCCGTTCGGGAAAAGTCATCAAGCTATTAAAACAGATACCTTCTGCCAAAGGAGCAGAACAAATCATCCTGTTACTTTCACTTCTGCAAATAATGGCTACCAATGATAACAGGAAATATCTGACTACTTCTCATTATATCCCGTCCCCTTCCATTATGCGTAACGAAAGAATGGAAAAGGTGATTGCCTATCTTAACAAACATTATATCGAGTCTGTCGGTCTGGATGAGATTGCTTCTTATACAGCCATGAATCCTACCGCCTTCTGCCGTTATTTCAAGGAAAACACAGGAAAGACATTCAAAGAATATGTACTTGATATGCGTATCGGGTATGCCTGTAAACTGTTGAATAGTAGTGTGATGAATATATCACAAATCAGTGCGACGTGCGGATTTGAATCTCCTGTGCATTTCAACCGTATCTTTAAACGGGTGACGGGGATGACACCTACTATTTATAGGGAGCAGATGGAATAATCTCTCCGGTGAATAATTTGTTTGAGTATAATTTCCTTCTTGTTCGTATCTAATAGGAAAGAAGAATAAACATGAACGTAAATAGAATGAAGAAAAGAATTTTGCTTTTATTGCTGGTGATACCGGCATTGTTGAAAGCGCAGGATGTAATGACAGGAACCCGCCAGGAGCTGACCTCTCCCGACGGAGCATATCGTTTTACCTTCTATCAGCGTGCGGTGGGAGAGGATAATGTGCAAATGTATTACACCTTGACTTACAAGAACCGTCCGGTAATTGAAGAAAGTAAATTGGGTGTCTTGATTGAAAATCAGTTGTTCGAGTCGGCACTGGGTATTCCGAATGACACTTGTCATTTCTGGTGTGAGAATCTGAAGTTGACGGGAACAGAGCGACGGAAAGCGGATGAAACATGGAAACCTGTATATGGGGAACGTGCCGAGATTCGTGACTGTTATAATGAGATGACCCTGAAATTCAAGAAAGGCGAAGGAGACGGAGCACAGGAAGGTGGCTATGATAAGCGCAAGAATTATTTTATGAATATCATAGTGCGTGCCTATGATGAAGGAGTCGCTTTCCGTTATCATTTTCCGGAAACAACCAACGGACTTTTCCTGCATATCATAGGCGAGCAAACCAGTTTCACAATGCCTCAAGGAACAATGGCTTATTATGAGCGTTGGGCACAAGGGCCTTATGCACTTCGTCCGTTGGAAGGATGGGGAAAAGAGGAGAGTGAACGTCCGTTGACCTTGAAACTGCCTGATGGATTATCAGTAGCCTTATTGGAAGCGGAAATGGTGGATTATGTCCGTGGCAAATTCCGTTTGTCGGCAGAGAAACCTTCCACTTTGGAGACAAGCCTGTATAGCAGTGTCGATATTATTTCTTCTTACAGCACTCCGTGGCGTGTCATCATGGTCGGCGAACGTCCGGTCGATTTGATTAACAACAATGATATTGTCTTGAATCTGAATCCGGCTTGCAAACTGGCTGATACTTCTTGGATTAAACCGGGGAAAGTATTCCGTTCGGGCGACCTGAAACAGGATAGGGTGAAAGCGGCCATTGACTTCGCGGCAGAGCGTGGCATCCGGTATGTGCACATGGATGCAGGCTGGTACGGGCCGGAAATGAAAGTGAGTTCGGATGCCACTACTGTTTCTCCGGATAAAGACCTTGATATACCTGCTTTGTGCCAGTATGCCGAATCGAAGGGAATCGGACTTATGGTATACGTCAATCAGCGTGCATTGGTGCAGCAATTGGATACTTTATTACCTTTATATAAGAAGTGGGGATTGAAAGGTATCAAGTTCGGTTTTGTGCAGATTGGTAATCAGCGATGGAGCACCTGGCTGCATGATGCAGTCCGTAAATGTGGAGAATACGGCCTGATGGTAGATATTCATGATGAGTATCGTCCGACAGGTTTCAGCCGTACCTATCCCAACCTGATGACACAGGAAGGTATCCGTGGAAACGAAGAGATGCCGGATGCTACACATAACACGGTTCTTCCGTATACACGTTTCCTGGCAGGCGCTGCGGATTATACACTGTGTTATTTTAATGGCAGAGTGAAGAATACGAAAGCGCATCAGTTGGCAATGGCAGCAGTGTATTACAGTCCATTGCAGTTTATGTTCTGGTATGACCGACCGGAATTTTATAAAGGAGAAGAAGAACTGGAGTTTTGGAAAGCCATTCCGAGCGTATGGGATGATAGCCGCGCGCTTGACGGAGAAATTGGAGAATACATCGTTCAGGCCCGTTGCTCAGGAAATGACTGGTTTGTAGGAGCGATGACCAATACAGAAGCCCGTACTATCGTATTGACTACGGATTTCCTGGAACCGGGAAAGAAATATCTGCTTCATCTCTATGAAGATGACGACAAATTGAACACACGGACGAAAGTACGCAGTACTCATAAGAAAATAAAGGCAGGCGACAAACTTACTCTGAAGCTAAAAGCAAGTGGCGGAGCTGCGTTGCATTTTACTCCGCTGAAGTAGGCAGGTATATGTTTCTTTTTAGGCACGGATAACGCTGATTACACTGCTCCATATTATATAAAACAATGATAAATGAATTAAACATGAGCCTACTTCGATTTTTGGTGTTTGGAATAATGTCTGTTATTCTATTGCCCTGCAATATGGCAGCGGAATGGCAGTGGTCTGTGAAAATGCCAGGTATTGTTTCCAACGAGACGAATGACCATCCGCAGGCTTTTTTATGGATACCGTCTGATTGTATCCAGGTAAAAGGGGTTATGATAGGTACTCATAATATGACGGAAGAAACTCTGTTTGAGAACGCCTTGTTTCGGGAGAGAATGTCTGAAATAGGTCTGGCACTGATATGGATAACTCCGGGGTGGGATCAGAAATGGGACATAACTGCCGGAAGCCAGAAGGCATTTGAACAAATGCTGGATGACTTTGCTTCTGTCAGCGGATATAACGAATTGAAATATGCTCCGATTGTTCCGTTCGGACATTCGGCAATGGCTACCTACCCGTGGAACTTCGCCGCCTGGAATCCCGACCGCACATTAGCCATTATCTCTTTGCATGGAGATGCGCCACGCACTAACCTTACCGGATATGGTCGTGACAATATGGAGTGGGGGAAACGTACGATTGACGGCATCCCTGGATTGATGATTGAAGGCGAATACGAATGGTGGGAAGACCGTGTAAATCCGGCTTTGGCATTCCGTATGATGTACCCTGGAAGTTGCGTCTCTTTCCTTTGCGACACAGGGCGCGGGCATTTCGATATAGCCGACCGCACCGTCGGTTATATTGCGTTGTTCTTAAAGAAAGCACTGGAATATCGTATGCCCGCAACGTATGATTTGAATAAGCCTGTGGAATTGAAGAAGCTGAATCCGCAGAATGGCTGGCTTGCCGAAAGGTGGCATCCGAATCAGAAGAAACGTGCAAAGGCTGCTCCTTATAAAGAATATAAAGGAGACTCGCACGATGCATTCTGGTACTTCGATAAGGAAATGGCTGAAATGACGGAAGAACGCTATCGCCGGGAAAGAGGGAAGAAACCACAATACTTGGGTTTTGTACAAAAGGGACAATTACTCACATACAATCCCAAATCCCATGTGAAAGTTGCCGCCCGCTTCCTGCCGGAAAAAGACGGATTGACTTTTCATCTGAAAGCCGTATATACGGACAGCTTGCATACTGCAATTTCTGACGAACATTCGCTCACTTCTCCTGAAATAACCCGCATCTGTGGCCCGGTTCAGAAAGTGAACGACACAACCTTTACTGTCCGTTTCTACCGTATGGGAATGTACAATCAGCGTCGTACGGGAGATATTTGCCTTCTAGCCGGTAATGACGGTGACAAGCACTATAAAAGCACAGCTCAGGAACTTAGTTTCCGGATTCCCTATCGCAATACGGAAGGTAAACGCCAGCATATTCTTTTTCCGGGTCTTGACGATGTGAAGAAAGGCACGGAAACTATCTCTTTACATGCAACTTCCGATTGCGGGCTACCCGTATATTACTATGTAAAAGAAGGGCCGGCAGAAATAGAGGGAAACAAGTTGGTATTTACTCGAATTCCCCCACGCAGTAAGTTCCCGTTGAAAGTGACTGTGGTGGTATGGCAATATGGCTTTGCTGGGAAAGTGCAGACTGCCGAACCGGTAGAACGGAGTTTTTTCATTTATCCATGAAATGGTATATTGGGATTTACAGTCGAAATAGAAGATTTTAAGAACGAATTGCACGAATTATGCGGTTTTATAATTATAATTGCATCAAACAACAGCGTAGTTCGTGTAATTGGTGTTTAATACGAAGTTAATAGATAATGAACATGAAGGGAAGATTATTAATCGTAATTTTTATAAGTATCTGTTTTATTGCAGGTTCCTGCAATGTATCATCCGTACAAGGGAGTCGTTATAACTTCTCTTCATTAGATTCTGTTATTCAAGGCTGGGTGAGTAAAGAGTACTATCCAGGTGCTTCTATCTCAGAGATTGTAAAGGGACATCCGTTGGTTGTGAAACAAGGCCGCGTTGAAGTGGGCAACGGTTCTCTATACTATGAAGAAGCCGGTTGGGGTGAACCTGTCATCTTTGTACACGGTCATTCGCTCGACCATCGTATGTGGGATGAACAATTTCCTGTGTTTGCGAAAAAGTATCGTGTCATTCGTTATGATTTGAGAGGATATGGCATTTCGTCTTCACAAACGGAAGACTATCAATTCACACATGCTGAAGATTTAGTTACTTTGATGGATTCTTTGCACATCAAGAAAGCGCATATCGTAGGACTTTCTTTGGGTGGGTTTATTACTGCTGATATGTTGGCGTACTTCCCTGACCGGATGTTATCTGCTTTTTTAGCCAGTGGGAACATTCGGAAATCGAAAGGCCCAAGTGAACCGATGACTCCGGAAGAAGCAAGAGTACGTGATAAGGAGATTGCTGCTTTGAAAGAGAAAGGGGTAGATGTGATGAAGAAAGAGTGGTTTGAAGGATTGATGAAATCCGGTGGAAGTCAGCGTGAACGGATGCGTGAGTCTCTATGGCAAATGATCGATGAGTGGGATGCGTGGCAACCTTTGCACAAAGAAGTACGGGTGGTAGCTGGTTTGGATGCCATTGAGAAATTGAAAAAGAATCATCCCGATGTACCTGCTTTAATTGTTGAAGGTCATTCTTCTGGCAACCGATTCTCAAAAGAACCTCCCATTTTACAATATCTTCCCAATGGAAAACTGAAAGTAATTGACGATTGCGGACACATGCTGAATATGGAACGCCCGGAAGAATTTAATGCGGCATTGGAAGAATTTTTGAAAAACGTTCAATAAAGAATAATATTTTGCCATTAAGATAGGATTTAAATCTCAATTGATTCCAGGAAAGAACAAACCCAATGGTTGTATTAAATTAGAGATTTTTGATGATGGCATTAAGAAAATCGGTCCTGAATATTTTGGAACAGGCGGAGATGCTAATAATAGATATGAGATTCTGGGTGCAAGTGAGATTTCGACTACAGAGCCAAATGTCTTATATTACGACTTACAGTCAAGATATAAAACTGTGACTCCTACAGATTGGAATCAGGTATTTGATTTAGTGCAATGTAAGTTTGTAATTGCCGATTTCCCGGAAACTGCTCAGACTTATGATCTTTATTGGATTCGTTCTTTCAAATCCATAGAGGAACTTCAAGCTTTTGTAAACAGTGAAAACAATAACAAATAACTATCATGAATAAGATGAAATTATATACAATAATAGGAACAGGGCTTTTTGCCCTGACTTCTATCATGCTTTTCGCATGCAGTGAGATAGAAGACGGCTCTAATGATATGAGCAGTTGGCCGGAAGTAAAAGATTATGTTACGACCTTGGAGCATCCTTGCATGCTCCATACGGAAACGGATTTTGAGTTCGTAAAAGGAAAGGTACAATCCGGTGCACAGCCTTGGAAGAACGCATTCGACCATTTAACTCGTGGTGGAAACAACTTGTCGCAATCTGCCTATAAGGCATCTCCTGTGAAATTGTTGGCGCGTCTCGACCAGAATAACTGGGCGGGTAAATATCCTAATGACTGGAATAATTACACGAAATTGATGAAAGATGCCGCTGCCGCCTATCAATTGGCTCTGGCAAAGAATGTGGGTGAAGACCTTTTCATATTCGATGACGGACGTGCGTTGGCTATGTGTGAGTATGTGGCTAAATACAATATCGGTGGTGCTGAAACCGGTAGCTCAAGCGCTAGTTGGAAGATGACTGATTTTAGATATACGGATAATGACTTGCCTTATACTACCTATACTAATTGTAGCGGTAGCTGGGATACTATCTCGGCACAGGAAAGAAGAGAAGGAAAAGATTCCCGTGGTGAGGTGCGTCCTGCATGGGAATTAGTGAACCGTCTGGCACAAGATTATGGAAAATCTAGTATCTATGCCAAGATGTGGGTGGATAAGATGCGTGAGAACGCTAGTCGCGGAAATTCAGATGGCGGAACCGGTGATTACGGACCTAATAGCGGTGGCTATGACCAATTAGGATTCGGTACATTGATGTTTGCCAAGGAATAAATAATAAAAAGATTCCGTACCGGATGAAGTATAAACGGGGAGAGTGTACAAAGCAAAATCTCCCCGTTTTTTATTTCAGGGCTATCAATTATATCTTACGTCAATGAATACGACGGACTTGAAGAGAGAAAACTAATAAATTAAAAGATTAATAGAAAAAATAGATTATAAAGTTTGATGAAGTAACCATGCAAAGATAACCATTTGTTTTCTATAGAAGACGATTTTAAGGAGAAATCGTCTTCTATAAAAAACGCTTTTGCAAAAAGTGAACCCATGTGGTATAATATTTCTGTAATAATTCGGATAAAAAGAAAAAAGTTGCAAGGGGATTAGGTATTTACCTAATCCCCTTCGTATATATAAGTAAATAGGTCAGTAAACAGATTGTTTGAAATCAGTGATTGGATTCAGTTTTAAAAGTGCTTAGTTTTTATATAAGGTAGAAAGAACCTGTTTTTAGGAATAACGAATCTAGTTTTGAATGAAATTGATTAGTAAGGTATATGCGTAAAAAGATTCTGTTTTTAGCAGGAATGATAGCTTGCAGTTCATTGGCAGGCTCACAAGAAATTTCAAAGACCTGGGTGGCTGATAAGGGAAACGGTACTTATCAGAACCCGGTTCTTCATGCTGATTATTCCGACCCGGATGTATGTGCAGCCGGAGAAGATTTCTATATGACGGCATCCAGTTTCAATTGTATCCCGGGTATTCCTATTCTTCACTCCAAAGATTTGGTGAATTGGTCGCTGGTGAACTATGCGTTGCCGGTGCAGGAACCGAAAGAATTTTTCGATAAGGCACAGCACGGCAAGGGCGTATGGGCGCCTTCTATCCGTTTTCATAACGGGGAGTTTTATATCTATTGGGGTGACCCGGATTATGGAATCTATATGATTAAAGCCAAAGATCCGAAAGGAAAATGGAGCAAGCCTGTATTGGTGAAAGCTGGGAAAGGAATGATTGATGCAACTCCTTTGTGGGACGAAGACGGAAAAGTATATCTGATACATGCTTATGCCGGAA
The Bacteroides caecimuris DNA segment above includes these coding regions:
- the menB gene encoding 1,4-dihydroxy-2-naphthoyl-CoA synthase is translated as MSTQREWTTIREYDDILFDYYNGIARITINRERYRNAFTPTTTAEMSDALRICREEADIDVIVITGAGDKAFCSGGDQNVKGRGGYIGKDGVPRLSVLDVQKQIRSIPKPVIAAVNGFAIGGGHVLHVVCDLSIASENAIFGQTGPRVGSFDAGFGASYLARVVGQKKAREIWFLCRKYNAQEALDMGLVNKVVPLEQLEDEYVQWAEEMMQLSPLALRMIKAGLNAELDGQAGIQELAGDATLLYYLTDEAQEGKNAFLEKRKPNFKQYPKFP
- a CDS encoding o-succinylbenzoate synthase; this encodes MNCKIEIIPRLLHFKQPAGTSRGTYTTRKVWYLHFTSPDFPGRVGIGECAPLPALSCDDLPDYEDILVKVCRKVEREQGRLDMDGLCDYPSILFGLETAIRHFFAGNWALCDTAFSRGEVGIPINGLIWMGDFQNMLSQIEKKMEAGFRCIKLKIGAIHFEEELTLLRHIRTHFSSKEIELRVDANGAFSPAEAMEKLKRLSELDLHSIEQPIRAGQWEEMARLVSDSPLPIALDEELIGYNTLERRQELLSTIRPQYIVIKPSLHGGICGGDEWITEAEKQHIGWWITSALESNIGLNAIAQWCATFSNPLPQGLGTGLLFTDNVEVPLEIRKDCLWFCK
- a CDS encoding AMP-binding protein, whose protein sequence is MIFDRKQQRLLLEGKEYSLEDIRRLIAGGAEAHSPASWDLYLFLNEWFNDSPVITVHTSGSTGTPKELIVRKDQMMQSARLTCEFLNLEKGQSALLCMNLRYIGAMMVVVRSLVAGLNLIVRPASGHPLADIEEPLRFVAMVPLQVYNTLQAPEEKERLKQTDILIIGGGAIDEALEAEIKTLPTAAYSTYGMTETLSHIALRRLNGPSASSHYHPFSSVKLSLSVEDTLVIDAPLVCDQILRTNDIARIYSDGSFMILGREDNVINSGGIKIQAEEMEKLLRPFISVPFVITSVPDQRLGQAVTLLLEGERDTEKIGNKLHELLEPYYRPKYILTTDCIPQAGNGKVNRAECRILAKQILTTFYPHMFKSLS
- the uxuA gene encoding mannonate dehydratase produces the protein MMEKTWRWFGKKDKITLPMLRQIGVEGIVTALHEVPNGEIWTVEAINDLKSYIESYGLRWSVVESLPVCEAIKYAGTEREQLIENYKVSLANLGKCGVKTVCYNFMPVIDWIRTDLHYPWPDGTSSLYYDRIRFAYFDIKILEREGAEKDYTEEELHKVAELDKVITETEKDDLIDTIIVKTQGFVNGNIKEGDKNPVAIFKRLLGLYKDIDRDALRENMRYFLSAIMPVCEEYGVNMCVHPDDPPFQVLGLPRIVTNESDIEWFLNAVDNPHNGLTFCAGSLSAGAHNDTRELAKKFAGRTHFVHLRSTEAMPGGNFIESSHLSGRGHLIDLIRIFEKENPGLPMRVDHGRMMLGDEDKGYNPGYSFHGRMLALAQVEGMMAVVDDEKQLYGLL
- a CDS encoding SDR family oxidoreductase; translated protein: MNELFSIASKVAVITGAGGVLGGNIAQHFVQQGAKVVAIDIRQEQLDNRVAELKQYGDDVIGIIGNVLDISSLEKVAEEIVAKWGRIDILLNIAGGNMPGATLEPEQHFYDMDISCWEKVTNLNMNGTVYPSMIFGKVMAKQGKGCIINVSSMAAYSAITRVPGYSAAKTAVANFTQWLASEMALKYGDGIRVNAIAPGFFIGDQNRRVLINPDGSLTDRSKKVLAKTPMKRFGDIKELNGAVQFLCSEAASFITGAMLPIDGGFSAFSGV
- a CDS encoding AraC family transcriptional regulator, with translation MKKIMNEKLAITTSNPVRARFYEYPRFTYPWHFHSEYEIIYVEKGEGDCLVGDSIIPYLEGDLILFGSELPHSMQSPPDSGEEADDGEKTELKVKGVNIQFEKDFMHYSISQYSQFIPIWNLLEDACRGIKFTVSRSGKVIKLLKQIPSAKGAEQIILLLSLLQIMATNDNRKYLTTSHYIPSPSIMRNERMEKVIAYLNKHYIESVGLDEIASYTAMNPTAFCRYFKENTGKTFKEYVLDMRIGYACKLLNSSVMNISQISATCGFESPVHFNRIFKRVTGMTPTIYREQME